A genomic window from Polyangiaceae bacterium includes:
- a CDS encoding membrane dipeptidase, whose protein sequence is MSGVRRYLALSFLALAFSGCESTEETAQPIVLPDPPANDGVFGYASGCYAMQGFSGKAEPTHLAASAGGDAYEFSAALADSAAHFRMRATDLGTYLFYDKEQRYFTAQAVEGSEPTKYEFVRASELQDSVQLLDDSFRSPAEWEIEVSERDAERFQLKHYQSGLYLTLSGLTDDAKQAAIITLFPEEDCATFPELELDAEGTPTKTQWDDGDLYGIAEIHSHIFTNFGFGGGGIYHGSPFHRLGVEHALPDCSLWHGQDGKRDIVGYFYDNDTGLGDITSLIPILTSGEVPVFNHETTGYPDFTAWPNSWNSSTHQTMYYRWIERAYLAGLRLVVNLATGNSVLCDLVRGTKAQEVRYSCNDMVSVERTIEETKNLERYIDAQSGGPGKGWFKVVTSPAEAREAIKAGKLAVVLGIEISNVFDCFLTPPDGFETCSEDTMNAALDRYQELGVRVVFPVHKYDNGFTAGDGSNGIIELGNVINSGHYTSKVQDCPGIDVTFDHGGVTFGGLNKPRDAFDSEPPLDMSGFADNVVTKLLPLLGAIQEPALEGEYCQKFGLTPLGEKLILGLMKRGMIPDIAHLPQRSLERVYEMLDAADYPATKTHGGSNDGHVYALGGMRGADFGRCADPNDPGNVANGLRNSLQEITMNGGYPAEGLSFDLNGFAGGPRPRFGDNSPCGGGQDDATRVSYPFTSFDGSVTFSPPHLGNRDVDFNTEGMLHIGLLPEYIQDARNTGVDDETLEPMFRSAEGYVRMWERAEARAKAMQ, encoded by the coding sequence ATGTCCGGTGTGCGCCGTTACCTTGCCCTATCCTTCCTCGCGCTAGCCTTCTCGGGCTGCGAGTCGACTGAAGAGACCGCCCAGCCCATCGTGTTGCCAGACCCGCCGGCGAACGACGGAGTGTTCGGCTATGCGAGCGGTTGCTACGCAATGCAGGGCTTCTCCGGGAAGGCCGAACCCACGCATTTGGCTGCGAGCGCGGGCGGCGACGCGTATGAGTTCAGCGCAGCCCTCGCCGACTCCGCGGCGCACTTTCGCATGCGCGCGACGGACCTCGGCACCTACCTGTTCTACGACAAGGAGCAGCGCTACTTCACCGCGCAAGCCGTCGAAGGTTCTGAACCGACGAAGTACGAGTTCGTTAGGGCGAGCGAGCTCCAAGACTCGGTGCAGCTGCTGGACGACAGCTTCCGTTCCCCCGCGGAATGGGAAATCGAAGTCTCCGAACGGGACGCCGAGCGCTTCCAGCTGAAGCACTATCAGAGCGGCCTGTATCTGACGTTGAGCGGTCTAACCGACGACGCAAAGCAGGCCGCGATCATCACGCTTTTCCCCGAGGAAGACTGTGCCACCTTCCCAGAGCTCGAGCTGGACGCGGAGGGCACGCCGACCAAGACGCAGTGGGACGACGGCGACCTGTACGGCATCGCGGAGATCCACTCGCACATTTTCACCAACTTCGGCTTCGGCGGGGGTGGGATCTACCACGGTTCGCCGTTTCATCGCTTGGGGGTAGAGCACGCACTGCCTGACTGTTCGCTCTGGCACGGCCAAGACGGCAAGCGCGACATCGTCGGCTACTTCTACGACAACGACACCGGCCTCGGGGACATCACCTCGCTGATCCCGATCCTGACCAGCGGCGAGGTCCCCGTGTTCAATCACGAGACGACGGGCTACCCGGATTTCACCGCCTGGCCCAACTCGTGGAATAGCTCGACTCACCAAACGATGTACTACCGTTGGATCGAGCGCGCGTACCTCGCTGGGCTGCGACTGGTGGTGAATCTCGCGACGGGCAACTCGGTGCTGTGCGATTTGGTTCGCGGCACCAAAGCCCAGGAGGTGCGTTACTCCTGCAACGACATGGTGAGCGTGGAGCGCACCATCGAGGAGACGAAGAACCTCGAGCGCTACATCGATGCCCAGTCCGGTGGCCCCGGCAAAGGCTGGTTCAAGGTCGTCACTTCTCCGGCTGAGGCTCGCGAAGCCATCAAGGCGGGCAAGCTCGCGGTGGTGTTGGGGATCGAGATCTCCAACGTGTTCGATTGCTTCCTCACCCCCCCCGACGGCTTTGAGACCTGCAGCGAAGATACGATGAATGCAGCGCTGGACCGCTATCAGGAGCTCGGTGTCCGCGTGGTCTTTCCCGTACACAAATACGACAACGGCTTCACCGCCGGCGACGGCAGCAATGGCATCATCGAGCTCGGCAACGTGATCAACAGCGGTCACTACACCAGCAAAGTCCAAGACTGCCCCGGCATCGACGTCACATTCGATCACGGGGGAGTGACCTTCGGCGGGCTCAACAAGCCTCGAGATGCCTTCGACTCAGAACCGCCCTTGGACATGAGCGGCTTCGCAGACAACGTGGTGACCAAGCTGTTGCCGCTACTCGGCGCGATCCAGGAACCAGCGCTCGAGGGCGAGTACTGTCAGAAGTTCGGGCTCACGCCCCTCGGGGAGAAGCTGATCCTCGGACTGATGAAGCGCGGCATGATCCCGGACATCGCCCACCTCCCGCAGCGCTCCCTCGAGCGCGTCTATGAGATGCTTGACGCCGCGGACTACCCGGCAACCAAGACTCATGGCGGCAGCAACGACGGCCACGTCTACGCGCTCGGTGGCATGCGCGGAGCGGATTTCGGGCGCTGTGCGGATCCGAACGACCCCGGCAACGTGGCGAACGGCCTGCGCAACTCACTCCAGGAAATCACCATGAACGGCGGTTACCCCGCGGAAGGGCTCTCTTTCGATCTCAACGGCTTCGCTGGCGGGCCACGCCCACGCTTCGGCGACAACAGCCCGTGTGGAGGCGGACAAGATGACGCCACCCGAGTCAGCTACCCATTCACTTCTTTCGACGGAAGCGTAACCTTCAGCCCGCCTCACCTCGGAAATCGCGACGTCGACTTCAACACCGAGGGCATGCTGCACATCGGCCTGCTGCCAGAGTACATCCAAGATGCCCGCAACACCGGTGTCGACGACGAGACGCTGGAGCCCATGTTTCGTTCGGCTGAGGGCTACGTACGCATGTGGGAACGGGCGGAGGCGCGCGCCAAGGCCATGCAGTAG
- a CDS encoding SMI1/KNR4 family protein, which produces MAERETKLASKLEELLERFSEERPVLRPPAGAAAWQALAERFPNGHCRRWFEACDGQDTAYSFYDSHELVTLSEAADAMRIADDIRAEPDGYWVEPQWLAIAADNSGQHIMIDDRDGRVLAVAHDDDNVPVLAESPEAWLQSLLDGLDDGSIQWDRTFGLIETKVLEDVAAYKQAQAERKQQAAQMTPKQRLGLFLTLGITMGLMGLLIWWLESRR; this is translated from the coding sequence GTGGCAGAGCGTGAGACCAAGCTAGCTTCGAAACTCGAAGAGTTACTCGAGCGCTTCAGCGAGGAGCGCCCGGTGCTCCGCCCACCCGCGGGGGCTGCTGCTTGGCAAGCTCTCGCTGAGCGCTTTCCGAACGGGCACTGTCGGCGCTGGTTCGAGGCCTGCGATGGTCAGGACACGGCCTACTCGTTCTACGACTCCCACGAGCTGGTGACTCTGTCGGAGGCCGCTGACGCGATGCGTATCGCGGATGATATCCGGGCGGAACCAGACGGGTACTGGGTCGAGCCGCAGTGGCTGGCGATCGCCGCGGACAATTCAGGGCAACACATCATGATCGATGACCGCGACGGCCGGGTGCTCGCGGTGGCCCACGACGACGACAACGTACCCGTGCTGGCTGAGTCTCCGGAGGCTTGGTTGCAGAGCCTGCTCGATGGTCTGGATGATGGCAGCATTCAGTGGGATCGCACCTTTGGTCTGATTGAGACCAAGGTGCTGGAAGACGTGGCTGCGTACAAACAGGCTCAAGCGGAGCGCAAGCAACAGGCAGCGCAGATGACCCCGAAGCAGCGCCTGGGGCTGTTCCTGACGCTGGGCATCACCATGGGCCTGATGGGCCTGTTGATCTGGTGGCTCGAGTCGCGGCGCTGA
- a CDS encoding sigma-70 family RNA polymerase sigma factor: MVAKLVRRFGVHQLGRIEDAVQQALVVALESWGRTTLPDDPAAWLYRVAVNEFLGEARQRSRRGHILERYTSDDAVEAVDVKLEGELSDDELLLLFVCCDPDIPVESQLVFALRSLCGFGVREIALRLFTSEANVYKRLGRARERLRGLPRDLDLEPQNYAERLPAVRAVLYLLFTEGYLSAHPEVAIRRELCEEALRLAEQLAAHPVGADPETAALIALMHLHLARLGARQDAAGGLLLLEEQDRQAWDAARIQLGFHWLARSADGDAFTRYHAEVGIAAEHCLASSFKETNWRRIVECYELLEAVSPSPLHRLNRALALAELSGASAALRCLEAEAPPGWLAGSYLWLAALADLCRRAGDGARADRYKREALEQAPNAAIRVLLERRLSD, from the coding sequence TTGGTTGCCAAGTTGGTGCGTCGCTTCGGCGTGCACCAGCTTGGGCGGATCGAGGACGCCGTGCAACAGGCGCTCGTGGTTGCGCTCGAGAGCTGGGGTCGAACGACCCTGCCTGACGACCCTGCAGCGTGGCTCTACCGCGTCGCCGTGAACGAATTTTTGGGGGAGGCGCGCCAGCGCAGCCGTCGGGGACACATTCTCGAGCGCTACACCTCGGACGACGCAGTGGAAGCCGTCGACGTGAAACTCGAAGGCGAGCTCAGCGACGACGAGCTGCTTCTGCTGTTCGTGTGTTGTGACCCAGATATCCCCGTGGAATCCCAGCTGGTGTTCGCCCTGCGCTCGTTGTGTGGTTTCGGCGTACGCGAGATTGCCCTGCGTTTGTTTACTTCCGAGGCCAACGTATACAAGCGCCTGGGCCGTGCTCGCGAGCGCTTGCGTGGGCTTCCCCGAGATCTCGACCTCGAGCCGCAGAACTACGCTGAGCGGCTCCCCGCTGTGCGCGCTGTGTTGTACTTGCTCTTCACCGAGGGCTACCTGTCGGCTCACCCTGAAGTCGCCATCCGGCGGGAGCTCTGCGAAGAGGCGTTGCGGCTCGCGGAGCAACTCGCAGCGCACCCTGTCGGCGCGGATCCGGAGACCGCGGCGCTGATCGCCTTAATGCACCTCCACTTGGCGAGGCTTGGCGCGAGGCAGGATGCTGCGGGTGGTTTGCTGTTGCTCGAGGAACAAGATCGCCAAGCGTGGGATGCGGCGCGGATCCAGCTGGGCTTCCACTGGCTGGCCCGCTCAGCGGACGGAGACGCCTTTACGAGATACCATGCGGAAGTAGGTATCGCCGCAGAACACTGCCTGGCGTCTTCATTCAAGGAGACGAATTGGCGGCGTATCGTCGAGTGCTACGAGCTGCTCGAAGCGGTGAGCCCTTCTCCGCTGCATCGCCTGAACCGAGCGCTAGCCCTGGCGGAGCTTTCGGGAGCCTCGGCGGCCCTTCGGTGCTTGGAAGCGGAAGCGCCGCCGGGTTGGCTCGCCGGATCGTACCTGTGGCTCGCAGCGCTCGCCGACTTGTGTCGCCGTGCGGGAGACGGCGCGCGCGCCGACCGGTACAAGCGAGAGGCCTTGGAACAAGCTCCCAATGCTGCGATCCGCGTGCTGCTCGAACGCCGCCTGAGCGACTGA
- a CDS encoding DUF4215 domain-containing protein, producing MIGGEQCDDGNTESGDGCSGDCRSAEPGKLCDQAEPLSLGINFDSNEGGPTGYASFCDPYIANPSKLYAFAPPSPGKLILELDSAADLGISVLADCADANSELKCQNLPGTDYLEINFEAAPTKPLLVTVRGAYPGAQGLFVLSASYVEENCGDGVVSGREVCDDKNQTDNDGCSADCSTIEWTPLCAGLPTLSLNTPVSGNVDSGTHYFDTSGFCAYQSGAERAYTFTPATSGTLHLDLTSAGNLDLVALSTCGPVDPDQLRCSNSGWAGQSEQLDVDVTAGTPVTIVVQGHNAQEGGAFELTASM from the coding sequence CTGATAGGAGGCGAGCAGTGCGATGACGGCAACACCGAGAGCGGGGATGGGTGCTCCGGGGACTGCCGTTCCGCCGAACCCGGCAAGCTTTGCGACCAAGCAGAGCCGCTCAGCCTGGGCATCAACTTCGACAGCAATGAAGGAGGGCCAACCGGTTACGCTTCATTCTGCGACCCGTACATCGCGAATCCCTCGAAGCTCTACGCGTTCGCGCCACCCAGCCCTGGCAAGCTGATTCTCGAGCTCGACAGCGCGGCGGATCTCGGCATCAGTGTGCTCGCCGACTGTGCCGACGCCAACAGCGAGCTCAAGTGCCAAAACCTGCCGGGCACCGACTACTTGGAGATCAACTTCGAGGCAGCGCCCACGAAGCCGCTCCTGGTGACGGTGCGTGGGGCCTACCCCGGCGCCCAAGGCTTGTTCGTGCTCTCGGCAAGCTACGTCGAGGAGAACTGCGGCGACGGCGTGGTGAGCGGCCGCGAAGTGTGCGACGACAAAAATCAAACCGACAACGACGGCTGTTCAGCAGATTGCTCCACCATCGAGTGGACGCCCCTCTGTGCCGGGCTCCCTACCTTGAGTCTGAACACACCGGTATCCGGCAACGTGGACAGCGGCACGCACTACTTCGACACCAGCGGCTTCTGTGCTTACCAGAGCGGTGCCGAACGCGCCTACACCTTCACCCCGGCAACGAGCGGAACGCTCCACCTGGATCTTACTTCCGCAGGGAATCTTGACTTGGTTGCCTTGAGCACCTGCGGCCCCGTTGATCCCGATCAACTGCGCTGCTCGAACAGCGGCTGGGCCGGTCAAAGCGAGCAGCTCGACGTCGACGTCACTGCAGGCACGCCGGTCACGATCGTGGTCCAAGGCCACAACGCTCAAGAAGGCGGCGCCTTCGAGCTGACCGCAAGCATGTAG
- a CDS encoding AAA family ATPase, protein MAAPPLALDGGESSFVGHEEHLACLTHAITEGRSLAIIGPPGVGKTRLVSEALRRAQTTLLVVGLSGVREPTELVARVAAALGIAGTTGTSAEALARVERELSHTTRMLVLDGCESLCAEADELITHWFEASPTPFILTSRRRTGAPCEQLELPPLGVEASIDANVADAWSEAAELLRVRTLELARIRLGGDEREAVERLVRSLGGLPQAIELAAPRLGVLLPGQLHARIEHLRRDTDHDLDASIATSFDLLEGDGQSCLLACAAFPGGTDLEGLEQVVAPEVDAISGLMAARNHSLLMVTRQPGHLRYVLSRSVRDWLVAHARSVGTWHVIEARHANYWANRAATAVLETNASQDEAANLKAAFETCLLLDQHGAAEVALRLASPGYGLPYTAARDLLARVDISELPTLQRAKVRLKSGTFNRFLAEYRQAESDLEDARALALKAEDARIEVEALVGLGCNASAQSQWERSRALFAEAQVAGDDGSGHALTLAMVGNTHVNQDAWSVAEPLFRESISVAVQRADAFAEAFARLSLGVLLVERGAFDEAFGELVDAMGIIESGRSIRFMNSRHLTAVALSHIARVRQETGDSSRALVDFHRARRIADAEGAKRAEAFALCGLIGLLLELGEFRAAEDEIRVALPLIRENGRDYEGVMVTLRGVYYAMQGHQSDAERLFAHAAQLLERDRRKVFAAVLDVLRGHELPQGSELEGFADVRLARRLRARFFVKPPEKPLLVAKDASFFRLSDQAHNVALGRRRAVRGVLRALVAARHAQPGVALSVDDLIRAGWPGERILPSAAAGRVYTAIATLRRMGLRGVVEQNGAGYLIPAEIPLLVHEDA, encoded by the coding sequence CTCTTTCGTCGGTCACGAAGAGCATCTCGCGTGCTTGACCCACGCGATCACCGAGGGCCGCTCGTTGGCCATCATCGGCCCGCCCGGGGTGGGTAAGACTCGCTTGGTCTCCGAGGCGCTCCGGAGAGCGCAGACAACGCTCTTGGTCGTGGGTCTCTCGGGGGTGAGGGAACCAACGGAGCTCGTCGCGCGCGTAGCTGCCGCGCTGGGCATCGCCGGAACGACGGGCACCTCTGCGGAGGCACTGGCGCGTGTCGAGCGCGAACTGTCACACACCACCCGTATGTTGGTGCTCGACGGCTGCGAGTCGCTATGCGCAGAAGCGGATGAACTCATCACACATTGGTTCGAAGCGTCCCCTACGCCGTTCATCCTAACCAGCCGACGGCGAACGGGCGCGCCTTGTGAGCAGCTGGAGCTCCCTCCCCTGGGCGTCGAGGCAAGCATCGACGCAAACGTCGCGGATGCATGGTCAGAAGCCGCTGAGCTGCTGCGTGTGCGAACGCTCGAACTCGCGCGGATCCGCCTCGGAGGGGACGAACGGGAAGCCGTAGAGCGTTTGGTCAGGTCGCTCGGCGGATTGCCGCAAGCCATCGAGCTAGCAGCGCCACGACTTGGGGTGTTGCTGCCGGGTCAGCTGCACGCACGCATCGAACATCTGAGGCGCGACACGGACCATGACCTGGACGCGTCGATCGCGACCTCCTTCGACCTGCTAGAGGGAGACGGTCAGTCGTGCCTCCTCGCTTGCGCAGCGTTCCCCGGAGGAACCGATCTCGAGGGTCTCGAACAGGTTGTGGCCCCTGAGGTGGACGCGATCTCCGGCTTGATGGCAGCGCGCAATCACTCCCTTCTGATGGTGACCCGTCAGCCTGGCCACTTGCGATACGTGCTTTCACGAAGCGTTCGGGACTGGCTGGTCGCTCACGCCCGAAGCGTCGGAACGTGGCACGTGATCGAAGCCCGTCACGCAAACTACTGGGCGAATCGCGCCGCCACGGCGGTGCTGGAGACGAACGCTTCCCAGGACGAAGCAGCCAACCTCAAGGCTGCCTTCGAGACGTGCTTGCTGCTGGATCAGCACGGCGCGGCGGAGGTCGCGCTGCGGCTGGCCAGCCCCGGCTACGGGTTACCCTACACGGCGGCGCGCGATTTGCTCGCTCGCGTCGACATCAGCGAACTCCCCACGCTGCAGCGCGCGAAGGTGAGGCTCAAGTCTGGGACCTTCAATCGATTCCTCGCGGAATATCGTCAAGCCGAGTCGGACCTCGAAGACGCGCGAGCGCTCGCGCTCAAAGCAGAAGACGCGCGCATCGAAGTCGAGGCGCTGGTCGGTCTCGGGTGCAATGCCTCTGCCCAGTCTCAGTGGGAACGGAGTCGAGCGTTGTTTGCCGAGGCACAAGTGGCCGGAGATGACGGATCTGGCCACGCGCTGACCCTTGCGATGGTGGGCAACACCCACGTCAATCAAGATGCGTGGAGCGTCGCGGAGCCGCTGTTTCGCGAGAGCATTTCCGTGGCTGTCCAGCGAGCTGACGCCTTCGCGGAAGCGTTCGCGCGCCTCTCTCTTGGCGTCTTGCTAGTGGAGCGGGGCGCCTTCGATGAGGCATTCGGCGAGCTGGTTGACGCCATGGGCATCATCGAGTCCGGGCGCTCCATCCGCTTCATGAACTCAAGGCACTTGACCGCCGTCGCGCTGAGTCACATCGCGCGGGTGAGGCAGGAGACGGGCGACAGCTCTCGGGCGCTGGTCGACTTCCATCGCGCGCGACGTATCGCCGACGCGGAAGGTGCGAAGCGTGCCGAAGCCTTTGCGTTGTGCGGGCTGATTGGGCTCTTGCTCGAGCTCGGTGAGTTCCGCGCAGCGGAAGACGAAATCCGCGTCGCGCTGCCGCTGATCCGGGAAAACGGCCGAGACTACGAAGGGGTGATGGTGACGCTACGTGGAGTGTACTACGCGATGCAGGGCCACCAGAGCGACGCAGAGCGGCTCTTTGCCCACGCCGCGCAGCTCTTGGAGCGTGATCGTCGTAAGGTCTTCGCCGCCGTGCTCGACGTACTTCGCGGTCATGAGTTGCCGCAAGGAAGCGAACTAGAAGGCTTTGCCGACGTGCGCCTCGCGCGGCGCCTTCGCGCACGGTTCTTCGTCAAGCCACCGGAGAAGCCGCTCCTGGTGGCGAAGGACGCATCGTTCTTCCGGCTCTCCGATCAAGCTCACAACGTCGCTCTCGGGAGGCGGCGTGCCGTGCGAGGCGTACTGCGAGCGTTGGTCGCGGCGCGCCACGCTCAGCCCGGAGTTGCGCTATCCGTTGATGACTTGATCCGCGCGGGCTGGCCGGGTGAGCGCATCCTGCCCTCCGCCGCAGCGGGGCGGGTCTACACGGCGATCGCCACGTTGCGCCGGATGGGCCTTCGCGGGGTCGTCGAACAGAACGGCGCCGGGTATCTGATCCCCGCCGAAATCCCGCTCCTCGTGCACGAAGACGCGTGA